A genomic region of Nitrosomonas ureae contains the following coding sequences:
- a CDS encoding formylglycine-generating enzyme family protein codes for MQSSNPNNLRFNGARGRADLLLALAMAGEDRARQNAFAAVLGFLPTPLLTKEIIDSTTNIIDGTNPDLIQPVTTEQIRHQINFRPYHLTSIDAVTSKEAWQQPEPNETNVLDQQDMKAWDASYQTPQAIPIVPWTRLWPKLRQAVAKSRCSTLDVLRLTQQLSHGRVVCRFPRKQRLSWPNPLPVILDFSDRLTPYWHDWHWLQQQLHDQLHQNVHCYRLHGVPQMPVQRMLKNQPHTQFTPWPHLTPGSTMLIVSDLGMTDSAHSWPMTCWQSKLSELKQRGIHVIVLVPASIQHLRSQLTNQTTCLRLSPDSYLRPLRRKAAQDTNQIDFETRLSAAAETLLTMMSVATRIEPALLRELRTFLPIGNRDSGVEGEVWCHPELDTAATACAIAPWAVQRWRGKFRQLPETLQQRTLDCLRNWHAQLPQAIHHEETLLWQHLTKLEILPQEAAHSNKARDFFKKLTNTLQAPEKQGTLSHARMVQLADRHVLWAAPVLKQKESYITRLSVAVHRAEPERSHQGLPAGIDPAEWLKMSHSLSTQRMQLVLDINSALSLLPATSHLPTGIVRLATLEIDRDTLLWANQYHERISTYRPWQWETSSSSEHPTPHLPNPLEIAVESQALQSYPALILHTGQERLHFEAFNPLAWASAWGQDAFGLFAELTIRRITQRFRWITPGTFLMGSPESEPERNDNEAQHEVRLTDGFWLADSACTQALWTAVMEDNPSRFQDDPNLPVENVSWFDIQKFIEKLNTLFPDLHAQLPTEAQWEYACRAGTRTAFSFGESITPGQVNYDGNYPYAGGGKGLYRERTVPVKSLPPNSWGLYEMHGNVWEWCADWYEKYPQQAATNPLGPDQGTVRVLRGGSWLNFGGNARSAVRDWDEPDDRYDNIGFRLAPG; via the coding sequence GTGCAATCATCTAACCCAAATAATCTTCGATTCAATGGCGCAAGGGGACGTGCAGATTTGCTGCTCGCCCTTGCCATGGCCGGAGAAGATCGGGCAAGACAAAACGCATTCGCTGCCGTACTGGGTTTTTTACCTACACCACTTCTCACTAAAGAAATCATCGATTCCACGACAAATATAATTGATGGCACAAATCCAGATCTGATTCAACCTGTAACTACGGAGCAAATCCGGCACCAAATCAATTTTCGCCCTTATCATCTGACATCCATTGACGCAGTAACCTCAAAAGAAGCCTGGCAGCAACCCGAGCCAAATGAAACCAACGTGCTTGACCAGCAAGACATGAAAGCTTGGGATGCCAGCTATCAAACACCGCAAGCAATACCCATCGTCCCCTGGACACGTTTGTGGCCAAAACTGCGTCAAGCGGTGGCGAAATCGCGTTGCTCCACGTTGGATGTTTTACGCCTAACGCAACAACTTTCGCATGGTCGTGTGGTGTGTCGTTTCCCGCGCAAGCAGCGGCTCAGTTGGCCGAATCCGCTTCCTGTGATTCTGGATTTCTCCGATCGTCTAACACCGTATTGGCATGACTGGCATTGGCTACAGCAGCAATTGCATGATCAATTGCATCAAAATGTACATTGCTACCGCTTGCACGGTGTGCCACAAATGCCGGTGCAACGCATGTTGAAAAACCAGCCCCATACACAATTTACACCATGGCCGCACCTCACACCCGGCAGCACAATGTTGATTGTCAGCGATTTGGGAATGACCGATTCTGCGCACTCTTGGCCAATGACGTGCTGGCAATCAAAGCTTTCTGAACTGAAGCAACGTGGGATACACGTAATCGTCCTGGTACCTGCTTCGATTCAGCATTTGCGCTCACAACTCACCAACCAGACTACATGCTTACGCTTAAGCCCGGATAGCTACCTTCGGCCTCTGCGTAGAAAAGCTGCACAAGACACGAATCAAATTGATTTCGAAACCCGGTTATCCGCAGCTGCAGAAACGTTATTGACTATGATGTCAGTCGCAACACGCATAGAACCTGCTTTATTGCGTGAATTGCGCACCTTTCTGCCCATTGGGAATCGCGATTCCGGCGTTGAGGGCGAAGTATGGTGTCATCCCGAGTTGGATACCGCCGCAACCGCCTGTGCCATTGCACCTTGGGCCGTACAACGCTGGCGCGGCAAATTCAGGCAATTGCCGGAAACACTACAGCAGCGTACGCTGGATTGCCTGCGCAACTGGCATGCACAACTTCCGCAGGCAATTCACCATGAAGAAACATTATTGTGGCAACATTTAACAAAGCTAGAAATACTCCCGCAGGAAGCGGCGCATTCGAATAAAGCACGTGATTTCTTCAAAAAACTTACCAATACGCTGCAAGCACCTGAGAAGCAAGGCACGCTTTCACACGCGCGCATGGTACAACTGGCCGACCGGCATGTACTCTGGGCAGCACCCGTGCTGAAGCAGAAGGAATCGTATATCACGAGACTTTCGGTCGCCGTCCATCGAGCCGAACCCGAGCGAAGCCATCAAGGCTTACCGGCAGGCATCGATCCTGCCGAATGGTTAAAAATGTCACACTCTCTTTCAACGCAGCGCATGCAACTCGTCCTCGATATCAACTCTGCACTAAGCCTGCTACCCGCAACTTCGCACTTACCAACAGGAATCGTCCGCCTAGCCACATTGGAAATTGATCGCGACACGCTGCTCTGGGCCAATCAGTACCATGAAAGGATATCAACGTACCGCCCCTGGCAATGGGAAACCTCTTCATCCAGCGAGCATCCAACGCCTCATTTACCTAACCCACTGGAAATAGCTGTAGAATCACAAGCGCTGCAATCATACCCTGCTTTAATTTTGCATACCGGACAAGAACGTTTACATTTTGAAGCTTTCAATCCACTCGCATGGGCATCAGCCTGGGGACAAGATGCATTCGGATTATTCGCTGAACTCACTATTCGACGAATCACCCAACGCTTTCGTTGGATCACTCCCGGTACCTTCCTGATGGGTTCCCCGGAATCCGAACCGGAAAGAAATGATAACGAAGCACAGCACGAAGTCAGGTTGACTGATGGTTTCTGGCTGGCCGACAGCGCCTGCACGCAAGCGCTATGGACAGCGGTCATGGAAGATAATCCCAGCCGTTTCCAGGATGATCCGAATCTTCCGGTAGAAAATGTCAGTTGGTTCGATATACAAAAATTTATCGAAAAATTAAATACGCTGTTTCCGGATTTACATGCCCAGCTTCCAACCGAGGCACAATGGGAATACGCCTGCCGTGCGGGTACCCGCACGGCATTTTCGTTTGGAGAAAGCATCACGCCCGGGCAAGTCAATTATGATGGCAATTACCCTTATGCCGGAGGCGGGAAAGGCTTATACCGGGAAAGAACCGTTCCGGTCAAATCATTACCGCCGAATTCATGGGGATTGTATGAAATGCATGGCAATGTATGGGAATGGTGCGCCGACTGGTATGAAAAATACCCTCAGCAAGCAGCGACCAATCCGCTTGGTCCTGACCAGGGTACAGTCCGCGTGCTGCGTGGCGGTTCCTGGCTCAACTTCGGCGGGAACGCGCGCTCCGCTGTCCGCGACTGGGACGAGCCTGATGATCGCTACGATAACATCGGGTTTCGTCTGGCCCCAGGTTGA
- a CDS encoding HRDC domain-containing protein codes for MKLEFFTIPAKFPQEIQQALNSFCAQHRVLTIDKQFVNLGNESYWSICITALESNSQDSIKNTANKREVIDYKETLGERDFTVYVQLRNLRKTFSEQEGIPAYALFTNAQLAAMVTQSVNTLAELAQIEGIGKARLEKYGKPFLQILQTARGASIDQNIKPEKNETTPD; via the coding sequence ATGAAATTAGAGTTTTTCACGATACCTGCAAAATTTCCGCAAGAAATCCAGCAGGCGTTAAATTCTTTCTGTGCACAACATCGTGTGCTGACCATTGATAAGCAATTTGTCAATTTGGGCAATGAAAGCTATTGGTCGATATGCATCACCGCTTTGGAAAGTAACTCCCAAGATTCCATAAAAAACACGGCTAACAAGCGTGAAGTCATCGATTACAAGGAAACACTCGGTGAGCGGGATTTTACCGTGTATGTGCAATTGCGCAATCTCAGAAAAACCTTCTCCGAACAAGAAGGTATTCCTGCTTATGCATTATTCACCAATGCGCAATTAGCCGCCATGGTCACTCAATCTGTCAATACACTCGCAGAACTCGCACAGATTGAGGGAATCGGAAAAGCACGCCTGGAGAAGTATGGAAAACCTTTTCTACAGATTTTGCAAACCGCACGTGGGGCCTCCATCGATCAAAACATAAAGCCCGAAAAAAATGAAACGACACCGGATTGA
- a CDS encoding reverse transcriptase/maturase family protein, whose product MKRHRIELTAIAAWDNLLLAVLKAAKGKRFRPAVTSFFMNLDESITQLHNDILEQKVPDGNYRSFVIHDPKRRTIHAASFTDRVLHHAIMNCAAPIFENSLVGTSFACRPGKGIHLAVVQVQRNLQRFPWFVQVDVEHYFPAIDHARLLNLLSRRFKDVAFMQLLERIIRSYQSTHGKGLPIGSLTSQYFANYYLDSTDRFLLNHPAVCAHIRYMDDIVWWCENNSDARIVLQELTAYVRNVCQLKLKPLIQINRSTQGITYCGFRIFPGTLRLTARKQRRYRYLRQHYEATWKLGFIDDQSLQTTYDAILAATLPAHSKTWRQRDLQLHPCLYDNGNG is encoded by the coding sequence ATGAAACGACACCGGATTGAATTAACCGCGATCGCCGCTTGGGATAATTTACTGCTTGCCGTGTTGAAAGCAGCCAAAGGTAAACGCTTCCGTCCCGCTGTAACGTCTTTTTTCATGAATTTGGATGAAAGCATTACACAGTTACACAATGATATTCTTGAACAGAAAGTACCTGATGGTAATTACCGTTCATTTGTCATTCACGATCCCAAACGTCGCACCATCCACGCCGCCAGCTTTACCGACCGGGTATTGCATCATGCGATTATGAATTGTGCTGCTCCAATATTTGAAAATTCACTGGTCGGTACATCCTTTGCCTGCCGTCCAGGCAAAGGCATCCATCTTGCGGTCGTACAGGTACAACGCAATCTGCAGCGCTTTCCCTGGTTTGTGCAAGTCGATGTAGAGCATTATTTTCCAGCAATCGACCATGCACGCTTGTTGAATTTGCTGTCCCGCCGGTTTAAGGATGTGGCTTTCATGCAATTACTGGAAAGGATCATCCGCTCTTATCAATCGACTCATGGTAAAGGATTACCTATCGGCTCACTGACTTCTCAATATTTCGCCAATTATTACCTGGACAGCACTGACCGTTTTCTATTGAATCATCCGGCAGTGTGCGCTCACATTCGCTATATGGATGATATTGTGTGGTGGTGCGAAAACAATTCAGACGCACGAATAGTGTTGCAGGAGTTAACTGCCTATGTTCGCAATGTTTGCCAATTAAAACTAAAACCACTCATTCAAATTAATCGAAGTACACAAGGAATCACCTACTGTGGTTTTAGGATTTTTCCTGGTACCCTGCGACTAACAGCACGTAAGCAACGTCGCTATCGATACTTGCGACAACATTACGAAGCGACATGGAAACTCGGCTTTATTGACGATCAAAGCTTGCAAACCACTTATGATGCTATTCTTGCCGCCACCTTACCTGCACATAGTAAAACATGGCGGCAACGGGATTTGCAATTGCACCCCTGTCTGTACGACAATGGGAATGGGTGA
- a CDS encoding formylglycine-generating enzyme family protein has translation MINSNYRVLRGGSWNNNGRNTRSAVRNRNEPDNRNDNIGFRLAPAWMSADASFNQIVIQSACTVRQKENALRCTSSPMRSLMRKPTGEATTAWSLILTFIHSLVCTPL, from the coding sequence ATGATCAATAGCAATTATCGCGTGCTGCGTGGCGGTTCCTGGAACAACAACGGCAGGAACACGCGCTCCGCTGTCCGCAACAGGAACGAGCCTGATAATCGCAACGATAACATCGGGTTTCGTCTGGCCCCAGCTTGGATGAGTGCGGATGCCTCTTTCAACCAGATCGTCATCCAGTCCGCATGTACGGTGCGGCAAAAAGAAAATGCCCTCCGGTGCACGAGTAGTCCTATGCGGAGCCTTATGCGAAAGCCCACCGGAGAGGCGACTACAGCCTGGTCACTGATTTTGACTTTTATTCACTCGCTTGTATGCACACCTTTGTGA
- a CDS encoding formylglycine-generating enzyme family protein: MNSEKADSLPSAFPSPWASEWGQDSFGLYMDLDYRGIRQRFRWITPGTFLMGSPESEAERYDNETQHEVRLTDGFWLADSACTQALWTAVMEDNPSRFQDDPNLPVENVSWFDIQKFIEKLNTLFPDLHAQLPTEAQWEYACRAGTRTAFSFGESITPGQVNYDGNYPYAGGGKGLYRERTVPVKSLPPNSWGLYEMHGNVWEWCADWYEKYPQQAATNPLGPDQGTVRVLRGGSWFNLGGYTRSAVRDGYEPVDRNVLIGFRLAPG; this comes from the coding sequence GTGAATTCAGAGAAAGCCGATTCTCTGCCATCAGCTTTCCCTTCTCCATGGGCCAGCGAATGGGGTCAGGATAGTTTTGGTTTATACATGGATCTGGATTATCGAGGTATCCGCCAGCGCTTTCGTTGGATCACCCCCGGTACCTTTCTGATGGGTTCCCCGGAATCCGAAGCGGAAAGATATGATAACGAAACACAGCATGAAGTCAGGTTGACTGATGGTTTCTGGCTGGCCGACAGCGCCTGCACGCAAGCGCTATGGACAGCGGTCATGGAAGATAATCCCAGCCGTTTCCAGGATGATCCGAATCTTCCGGTAGAAAATGTCAGTTGGTTCGATATACAAAAATTTATCGAAAAATTAAATACGCTGTTTCCGGATTTACATGCCCAGCTTCCAACCGAGGCACAATGGGAATACGCCTGCCGTGCGGGTACCCGCACGGCATTTTCGTTTGGAGAAAGCATCACGCCCGGGCAAGTCAATTATGATGGCAATTACCCTTATGCCGGAGGCGGGAAAGGCTTATACCGGGAAAGAACCGTTCCGGTCAAATCATTACCGCCGAATTCATGGGGATTGTATGAAATGCATGGCAATGTATGGGAATGGTGCGCCGACTGGTATGAAAAATACCCTCAGCAAGCAGCGACCAATCCGCTTGGTCCTGACCAGGGTACAGTCCGCGTGCTGCGTGGCGGTTCCTGGTTCAACCTCGGCGGGTACACGCGCTCCGCTGTCCGCGACGGGTACGAGCCTGTTGATCGCAACGTTCTCATCGGGTTTCGTCTGGCCCCAGGTTGA
- a CDS encoding dienelactone hydrolase family protein, with the protein MITKMIDYLDGNTSLEGYLAYHDTGKAQPVVLVAHDWSGRREMACKGAERIADMGYVGFALDMYGKGIFGADGDAEKNGALMAPFAQDRSLLRRRITAALHAVRQLPQVDAAKVAAMGYCFGGMCVLELARSGADVQAVISVHGILAPGNVANANITTKVLCLHGHDDPMVPPEQVLAFETEMTQANVDWQVHVYGGTMHAFTNPKANNPGFGTVYKEIAANRAYRSIENFLKEVFA; encoded by the coding sequence ATGATTACAAAAATGATCGATTATCTGGATGGAAATACAAGTTTGGAGGGCTATCTGGCCTATCACGACACCGGTAAGGCTCAGCCCGTGGTATTGGTTGCGCATGACTGGAGTGGGCGGCGTGAAATGGCATGCAAAGGCGCGGAAAGAATCGCCGATATGGGTTATGTCGGCTTTGCGCTGGATATGTACGGTAAAGGCATATTCGGTGCTGATGGCGACGCGGAAAAGAATGGTGCCTTGATGGCGCCGTTTGCTCAGGATCGCTCTCTGCTGCGGCGCAGAATCACCGCCGCCTTGCATGCCGTACGCCAATTGCCGCAAGTTGATGCTGCCAAAGTTGCCGCGATGGGCTATTGTTTCGGCGGCATGTGTGTGCTGGAACTGGCGCGCTCCGGCGCGGATGTGCAAGCCGTGATCAGTGTTCACGGCATTCTTGCGCCGGGCAATGTCGCCAATGCAAATATCACGACAAAGGTGCTTTGTTTGCACGGCCACGACGACCCGATGGTACCGCCCGAGCAAGTGCTCGCATTTGAAACCGAGATGACCCAAGCGAATGTCGATTGGCAAGTGCATGTCTACGGCGGCACCATGCATGCCTTTACCAACCCCAAAGCCAATAATCCCGGCTTTGGCACGGTATACAAGGAAATCGCGGCGAATCGGGCGTATCGGTCGATTGAAAATTTTTTGAAAGAGGTTTTTGCGTAA
- a CDS encoding GlcG/HbpS family heme-binding protein: MMTSTLKSLLTGISAFTLYTASVQIAAQDFPIQKTLPLELSTQAAMAAIKKCHDDGFKVSVAIVDQSGLLKVQLKADGAGPHTLDSSRRKAYTANSLRDSTHKFAMLVTQKPELQSLMHLNESILLLGGGFPIKIGGEVVGGIGVGGAPGIEYDEVCASAALKVLKADDTFEKK; the protein is encoded by the coding sequence ATGATGACCTCTACACTCAAATCATTATTAACCGGCATTTCCGCGTTTACGTTGTATACCGCGTCCGTTCAGATTGCAGCGCAGGATTTTCCTATACAAAAAACTCTACCACTTGAATTATCAACCCAGGCTGCGATGGCGGCAATCAAAAAATGCCACGACGATGGATTTAAAGTCAGCGTGGCTATTGTCGATCAATCAGGTTTGCTCAAGGTGCAGTTGAAAGCCGATGGCGCCGGGCCGCACACGCTCGATAGCAGCCGCCGCAAGGCTTATACCGCCAACAGCTTGCGTGATTCAACGCATAAATTTGCCATGCTGGTAACGCAAAAACCGGAATTGCAAAGCTTGATGCATTTGAACGAAAGCATTCTGCTATTAGGCGGTGGCTTTCCGATCAAAATCGGTGGTGAAGTGGTGGGCGGCATCGGCGTCGGCGGCGCACCGGGAATTGAATATGATGAAGTCTGCGCCAGCGCGGCGCTGAAAGTTCTGAAAGCGGACGATACGTTTGAGAAGAAATGA
- the holB gene encoding DNA polymerase III subunit delta', with protein sequence MSEIYRWQQGIWSKLMRSRQFLGHALLLKGKQGIGKYDFARQLAKSLLCTAPTVDHEACGKCLSCGWFEHDSHPNFYSVMPEALDVMSGEDSEKKEGKEKSASATTKKSASQQIGVEQIRKLTDFVYLTGHQSGYKIILIYPTETMNTASANALLKKLEEPPENVLFILITHQAQHLLPTIRSRCQQITMPIPDVESSVAWLQQQAVSDPEGKLAAAGYAPLSALLLDKGEYAVHYEQFIQHIAHPKQFDPLMLAAALQQTSLSIVVSWLQKWCYDLVSYRTTGKIRYYLKQSQAIQALSEQINLSGCVTFTRELYIKQQLSHHPLNPRLFLEEMFIAYAIMMRGE encoded by the coding sequence ATGAGTGAAATTTATCGCTGGCAACAGGGAATTTGGTCGAAATTGATGCGTAGCCGTCAATTCCTGGGGCATGCGTTATTGCTCAAAGGTAAGCAGGGCATCGGCAAATATGATTTTGCGCGCCAACTGGCCAAATCATTGCTCTGCACTGCACCCACGGTTGATCATGAGGCTTGCGGAAAATGTTTGAGTTGTGGCTGGTTTGAACACGATAGCCATCCTAATTTTTATTCCGTGATGCCGGAAGCACTTGATGTAATGTCCGGGGAAGACAGCGAGAAGAAAGAAGGCAAAGAAAAATCCGCCAGCGCTACGACTAAGAAAAGCGCCAGTCAGCAGATCGGCGTCGAGCAGATTCGGAAATTGACCGATTTTGTTTATCTGACCGGCCATCAAAGCGGTTACAAGATTATCCTGATTTATCCTACGGAGACGATGAATACCGCCTCAGCCAATGCATTGCTGAAGAAACTCGAAGAGCCGCCGGAGAATGTATTGTTCATACTGATTACGCACCAGGCGCAGCATTTGCTGCCAACCATACGCAGCCGTTGTCAGCAGATTACGATGCCGATACCGGATGTCGAATCTTCCGTGGCGTGGTTGCAACAGCAAGCGGTCAGTGATCCTGAAGGTAAGCTCGCTGCTGCGGGTTATGCGCCGTTATCCGCATTGCTGTTGGATAAAGGAGAGTACGCAGTGCACTATGAACAATTCATTCAACACATTGCCCATCCCAAGCAGTTTGATCCACTGATGCTGGCCGCAGCGTTGCAGCAAACGAGTTTGTCAATTGTGGTCAGTTGGTTGCAAAAATGGTGCTATGACTTGGTCAGTTATCGCACGACCGGAAAAATCCGCTACTATTTGAAACAATCGCAAGCCATTCAGGCGTTAAGCGAGCAGATCAATCTGTCCGGCTGCGTAACTTTCACCCGCGAACTCTATATCAAACAGCAGCTATCGCATCATCCGCTCAATCCGCGTCTGTTTCTGGAAGAAATGTTCATCGCGTATGCCATTATGATGCGGGGAGAGTAA
- the tmk gene encoding dTMP kinase, whose protein sequence is MKQGKFITLEGIDGAGKSTHLACIAELLQRAGKQVVVTREPGGTALGEQLRALLLDKSMAMHAETETLLMFAARREHLDKVIWPALAQDQWVVSDRFTDASFAYQSGGRGLDSAKLVILEQWVQGTLQPDLTLYFDVPVNVGQQRVSRGGVADRFEQEQADFFLRVRAAYLDRAQRFPDRIRIIDSNRSLPEVKAAVEQVLRPLLHHE, encoded by the coding sequence ATGAAGCAAGGCAAATTCATTACGCTGGAAGGTATCGACGGCGCGGGTAAATCGACCCATCTGGCATGTATAGCCGAACTATTGCAACGTGCCGGGAAACAGGTTGTGGTGACGCGAGAACCGGGCGGGACCGCGTTGGGCGAACAGTTGCGCGCACTGCTGCTGGATAAATCCATGGCCATGCATGCGGAAACCGAAACATTGCTGATGTTCGCAGCGCGGCGTGAACATTTGGATAAAGTGATTTGGCCCGCTCTCGCGCAGGATCAGTGGGTGGTGTCGGATCGTTTCACCGATGCCAGCTTTGCCTATCAGAGTGGAGGCAGGGGATTGGATAGCGCTAAATTGGTCATTCTGGAGCAATGGGTGCAAGGTACCTTGCAGCCTGATTTGACATTGTATTTCGATGTCCCGGTTAATGTGGGGCAACAGCGTGTGAGTCGAGGAGGAGTCGCGGATCGATTCGAGCAAGAGCAAGCCGATTTTTTTCTAAGAGTGCGCGCGGCGTATCTGGATAGAGCGCAACGGTTCCCAGATCGCATCAGAATTATCGACAGCAATCGATCGTTACCGGAAGTCAAAGCTGCGGTTGAACAAGTCTTGCGGCCCTTGTTGCATCATGAGTGA
- the ampD gene encoding 1,6-anhydro-N-acetylmuramyl-L-alanine amidase AmpD, with translation MQIDTSGLVDVVSFIASPNCDERPAGAEINLLVIHNISLPPDEFGGTGVIELFTSQIDPQAHPYYQSLQGLKVSAHFFIRRDGMIIQFVPCTKRAWHAGISQWQGKERCNDFSLGIELEGSDLMPFADAQYASLSALTRCLCDHYPIRHIAGHSDIAPGRKTDPGPYFDWKKYASDLGEKKFFNAIQNFS, from the coding sequence ATGCAAATCGATACATCCGGTCTTGTTGATGTCGTTTCATTCATTGCCTCGCCTAATTGCGATGAACGCCCGGCGGGTGCGGAAATCAACTTATTAGTGATCCATAATATCAGCCTCCCGCCCGACGAATTCGGTGGCACTGGCGTGATTGAGTTGTTTACCAGTCAGATCGATCCGCAAGCACATCCTTACTATCAATCGCTACAAGGATTGAAAGTATCGGCGCATTTTTTCATCCGCCGCGATGGCATGATCATTCAATTTGTCCCTTGCACTAAACGTGCCTGGCATGCAGGCATATCCCAATGGCAAGGCAAAGAACGCTGCAATGATTTCTCGCTGGGCATTGAACTGGAAGGTAGCGATTTGATGCCATTTGCCGATGCGCAATACGCATCATTGAGCGCATTAACCAGATGCCTGTGCGATCACTATCCCATCCGGCATATCGCCGGGCATTCGGATATCGCACCCGGACGCAAAACCGATCCGGGGCCTTATTTTGATTGGAAGAAATATGCATCCGATTTAGGCGAAAAAAAATTTTTCAATGCAATACAAAATTTTTCATGA
- a CDS encoding D-hexose-6-phosphate mutarotase, which yields MTIEELNTKYKIAGQLEFIAGNGGLPMIRVNNAKAAALISLHAGQVLSYQPAGEPEDVLFLSEKAYYQDGKAIKGGAPICWPWFGADPEGKGRPGHGFVRNRSWNVVATEALSNGDTKVIVGLDDTPETQAIWAHSFSLRQEIVIGDTLNLSLITRNTGKEKFTITQAFHTYFKVGDITRAKVVGLAGCDYLDKAGGGNTQKHQTGDVAIDTEVDRIYLDVGNTLTIDDSALNRRIQITSQGSKTAVVWNPWEKISKEMADLEDTDYQRLVCVETTNAANDVVEVAPGRECRLIASYQVTRN from the coding sequence ATGACTATCGAAGAACTTAACACCAAGTACAAAATTGCGGGTCAACTTGAATTTATAGCGGGTAACGGCGGATTGCCGATGATCCGGGTGAATAATGCCAAGGCCGCAGCATTGATTTCGCTTCATGCCGGACAGGTGTTGTCATACCAGCCAGCCGGAGAACCGGAAGATGTTTTGTTCCTGAGTGAAAAAGCGTATTACCAGGATGGCAAAGCAATTAAAGGCGGTGCGCCGATCTGCTGGCCGTGGTTTGGTGCCGATCCGGAAGGCAAGGGTCGTCCTGGGCATGGCTTTGTGCGTAACCGCAGCTGGAATGTGGTAGCCACCGAAGCGTTGAGTAATGGCGATACCAAAGTGATTGTCGGACTGGACGATACGCCGGAAACCCAAGCCATCTGGGCGCATTCGTTCAGTCTGCGGCAAGAAATCGTCATCGGCGACACCTTGAACCTGTCATTGATCACGCGCAACACCGGCAAGGAAAAGTTCACCATTACCCAGGCGTTTCACACCTATTTCAAGGTCGGCGACATTACCCGCGCGAAAGTAGTGGGGCTTGCCGGTTGCGATTATCTCGACAAAGCCGGTGGCGGCAACACGCAAAAACATCAGACGGGCGACGTCGCCATCGACACCGAAGTCGACCGCATTTATCTGGATGTTGGCAACACCTTAACGATCGACGATAGTGCGCTGAACCGACGCATTCAGATTACCTCCCAAGGCAGCAAAACTGCAGTGGTATGGAATCCCTGGGAAAAAATTTCCAAGGAAATGGCCGATCTGGAAGATACCGATTATCAACGCTTAGTATGTGTTGAAACCACGAATGCGGCAAATGATGTCGTGGAAGTAGCACCGGGAAGAGAGTGCAGGTTAATTGCGAGCTACCAGGTGACACGTAACTGA